atgacaacatcACTCATACGAACACAAGCAAGTCAAGGAAGACTGAAGACAGAGAACTGATGAATGCCATTCAGGCTTACATAAAATCATATTGTCAAAATTACTGTCCATGCTGACAAATATTTGTCACCTAGGGAAGCTACCATGGCGTTTGCCCGTATAGTTAGCTAACACTATGCAGCAGTATTCTGGCTAGGGATGTCAACGGGAAACCATCAAGAATATTTTTTACCAGTTACGCATGTCGGTCTATAGTTAAATTTGTATACACACTCCACTAACAGCTAGACAATtatgtgttcacaacatcagatatgtAAAACTGACTCCTACATGGAGTGTTGCATTAcaggttgtttgtagccttaatgttgctaggctagcgagaGTCTTAATCTTaatctgtttatagtgagtgtgttagagtcagcCAGCATTAAAAGTCTTTTGTTAGTCcggtttaacctgcaggagtttctgaaagcttgtgtaacgtgtttttctgcaacagaggaaataaattcatgacgagtgaaaatGAGTCCGAAGTGTATTCCAATGTGTCTACTGCAGAAACGGAATATGTCAAGCACTGTtacagatgataaggagctcagaaagacacacaggcagtcttataaatgctaacagctggagaaaatcattttgactGCTTCAAAGAGCCtggtaggagagtgtgtgaCTGGTAAACTGGTAAACACAATGTGTATTAATACTTGCACTGAACAGCATTTAGCTCCTTGTGCTTATCACATAACGTTAattgttagctaatgttagctagcagGCTagctgttaatgtttatgttaatgttacatATATATTTGCGGGAGTGGTAGAAATCTTGCGCTACAGTTGATGTCCAGCATGATGACTGAGACACTGGAAAATGTAGAGTCTGTTTatttgctgctttgttttaaatgaggaaatcCACAATTTCTTTTAGGGGCACAACGGCCAGTTCAAAACAGGGCATGCTAAACTGGCAAGGTGGGTAGTTAATTTATAGCatatattcaaacacacacacacagattataATAGTTTTCTTTCATCAATTAGCCTAATTGTTATTTCTATACTATTTTTGAATTTCatgttcagtttagtttagcttcagtttagttttcagtagtttgtttttattagttttgtttttatcacagatTGTTGGAGAGTGTATCAAAGACTGTTGCAAGATTGTTAAGTCAACCACAGGCGACACGTTGCATGCACAGACAGGGTCTTATACACAACACATTAAGAGAGCCCGGCGTACTTATAAGGAGAACATCTACCGCTTCAGGGGGAACCGAATGCCCTCAGCTCTTAAGATGAACCTCAGATTCATTGAGTGGAACCACTGGTTGGccaaaaaacactgtgatggaGTGGTTGGATGCCTTTTTAAAGACATCAGAGTATTATTTAAGGTGTACAAGTTttaacacaaatgtgttttcatttcaaaacctttttaaaagttacttttttcctgtttattattaatttgtttatgtattgttgtctcaaaatataaaaaaataacttttaactTGAGGTGTGCATGCACTTCAGGGTGTGCTCCTTCTCAGCATTCCGGGAAAAGCTTAAGCCAGGGTGCTGGAAAGGTGGCTCCAGCCGATTGTCTAACCTCAGATTAAGGAGGAACAATACAGATTTCGTCCTGGTTGTGGAACAGTGGACCAGCTCTTCACCCTTGCAAGGGCACTTGAGGGGTACATCCAGTCTACATGTGCTTTGTAGACTTGGAAAAGGCTTACAACCATGTCCCTTGGGGCACCTTGTGGGTGGTGCTGTGGGAGCATGGGGTACCGGGGTTGTTGCTGCAAGCCATTCAGTCCTTATATAACCGCAGTGAAAGCTGTGTTCGCGTTCTCAACAGTAAGTCAAACTCATTCTCAGTGGGTGTTGGGCTCCACCAGGGTTGTCCCTTGTCACtgattgtttttgtgattttcatgtACAGAATCTCAAGGCACAGCTGGGGGGAGGAGAGTGTCCAGTTTCAGGACCTAAGGAttgcttctctgctttttgcagatgatgtgatTCTGTTGGTTTCAACACACCATCACCTCCAGCAGGCACTGGGACAGTTTGCAGCCAAATGTGAAGCGGCCGACATGAGAGTCAGCACCTCAAAATCTGAGGCCATTGTGCTCTGCTGGAAAAAGGTGGACTGCTCCCTCTGAGTTCGGTGTGAGTCGCTGCTCCAAGTGAAGGACTTCAAGTATCTCGGGGTCTTATTCACAAGTTAGAGTAAGATGGAGCATGACATTGACAGGCGGAtcagtgcagcatcagcagtaacaCGGGTGTTGTGCTGGACCACTGTGGTAAAGAAAGAGCTGAGTCAGAAGGCAAAGCTTAATTTACCAGTTGGTCTATGTTCCAACCCTCAACTATTGTCACGGGCTTTGGGTAGTAACTGAAAGAATTAGATTGCAAATACGAGCGGCCGAGTTTCCTCCAGAAAGTGTCTGGACTCAGCCTTAGAGATAGGGTTAAGAGCTCCGACATCCGACCTTGAAGTAGAGCCACTGCTCCTTTGCATcgaaaggagccagctgaggtggtttgggcacatggttaggatgcctcctggacgcctccctctggaggtgttccaggcacatccaactggtaggagaccccggggcagacccagaacactCTGGAGGGATTACATATCTCTCCTGGCCTGGGAACGCCTttggatcccccaggaggagctggagggcgtTGCCAGGgagaaggatgtctgggtttccttatTCAGTCTAATGCCGACCAAGTCCCGGATGGGCAATGGAAAATGGATGGACTTTTAACTTCAGTGGTGTGAAGACATTATTATCAGGCCTCAATAAGCAGGCAAGGAATGAGACTTTGAAAATGGGCAATTAGTAACTTGGTTCTTTATTATGAagttgtatttctctgtaatctGCAATTTATGGTGGcttacaattttttaaaaatgacatttacaaaaTTGTTACAAAGTTGGACTGATCTGCTGCACTTATGCAGAAATTGGTGAGGATGTAAATGGTGTACTTGAAATTACTGGCCTGGCAGGAGTAAGGCAGAAACTATTTGAAAATTAAGCTGCAACAACTTCAATTTAGTGGTCTGCTCAGCAGAAGTTAGGCAGAAACTACTTGGAAATTATCATGAAATTTGTGGGTAATTTTAAGGAAATTAGTTGGAAATTACTTGTTAATTATCACCTACTTTCTATGAAATCACCATGAAATTTGTGGACCTGTAAAATTAAGTGTTACTAGCTTTTTTAATGCGATATTATACTAAACAACAGATTTATAATACTCTAACAGTACTATCTTGCATGTTCTCGAACTTTATTAAAGGATGGCatattcctcctcctcatctggataatgataataataaaacatttgccATTCCCGCAAAAAATCttacacagaaaaacctgaGATCTGAAACAAAATCTTACAGTAGATATGCTTTCATCTACTGTAgttgaaaatgcaaaaatagaAGTGGAACATGAGGATGGGCCACTGACAAAGCCAGGAACAAATAAAAGGCTTCAGTCTTTCCCAACAGGAAGAGAGGGATTGATCTGTTTGTGGTTCAAGcagcttctctctctgactcacccACCAGATTTCAACATTTCAGATGTGTATGTTCATTATTTGTATCCCTTTTTTCAAGATAAAGTTAAAATGATGTTAATTACATGTGAGAAGGATTGTCTGTGAGTCACAGTTGCAGTATAGTTCATAAGCTTTTCTTCACACACTACCTACCCACTCATCtacacacaggcaaacacagaGTACAAAAAAGGGAGCAATACCATGCAGTCATACTGCAATAACCAGCATTTTACTGGTTCAAATGACTCcataatgtgaaaggggttgctcataatgccaaaataaatatgtatttaatgccattttaattaaaaacattactgATTTCTCTTTGCATTGGTACAGTATTTAGGAATATTTTGAATGCAACTGATTACCTGCCTTCTGTACAATTCATGTTATCATCATGTAAATTTTGTGAGGGCCCAAAAGCAAGATGCAGGGGTGAAGCAGGTAAGGTAAAAAATGTAGTTCACTTGGTCTTTGtccaaaaaacaaagtcagcaACAGGTAGGCCGTCAGCAAAGGTAAACAAGTGCAAAAAGGCaaacaaaatccaaaaacaGGCAGAGCTCCTGAGGAGACAAGTAGGCTGGCAGTGCAAGGACTGGAAATATTAAGGCTATGAGGCACAACAGATGATCAGGCCATAGGCGGCGCAAGAGACTTTAGTCTTGTTGGGGCTAGCTATGGAATTTGAGATAGGTTTGGAATTTGTAACGCAGACATAAATATATGACCCatatacaaatacgttattgtCCTGTTAGCATCGACAGCTACTGACTAGTGCTAGCGTGTTCCAGCTCCAGTAGTTTACCAACTGGACCTACAAGTAGTCAGTCTGTCTCCAAGCTCCTGAAATCACATATTTTGCGAGACGTCTGACTAAAATTTTCTGTGTCACTGTCTGGTGGGACCAGCCCTAAAGGATAAAGCTGACAATTTtctatatgtatttttttaagtcatcaaatctcatgtgcagagccaaaccaacaatgaaccgatcctacttacaagtattgtgtgtgtatcaaaagcctgatatatcttattcctccgtgtcatagagctctgttgttgtccaaaaactattaaaaacacatcaatgagcagcactactgcactgggtgacatgctcCTTCATCCCTGAAGAGAGTGATTACCGTTTattaaaaacagctgtttttttaatagtttttggacaacattggagatctatggcacagaggaatatgatatatcaaaCTTTGGATACAtgcacaatacttgtaagtaggatgacttcattgttggtttggctctgcacatgagatttgttgacaataagaaaaaatataaaaaatggacagccttatcctttaagcttGAGGGCAGGTATATACGGAGAGTAGCTGTTTAGGGGGAGTGAGGGGTAGGTGTGCAGGCAGTTACTGGACAGGTGAGTAACAGGATCTGGAATGATTGGGAATGTAAGAAAACTGGCAGGAACTGTAAATaggcagaaataaacaaaaatggaaCTATTGCCATGATACTTAAAAAGGTTTCCATCATGATTTTCATATAGCTGGACTGGCTGCTTGTCACAGTTGTTTGTGAAGTCAGAGACCTGAGAGGAGAGCAAATGGAAGGAACAGTCAGTCAGAGAGTCGTATTTTGGCCTTGACAGTCCAAAATATGACCCCAAATTAATCAGACTGTAATGAAATATAGAGACATCACCTTTTATGTTTAATGACTTAGCAATGTCAAGACTGCATTACATAGGGAAATGGACATTCCAAAGTGAGAGACAACAGGAACAGCCTGTTAAGATCCAAATATGCTTCCTGTGCCTACATTACTACTTAGATGTGACAAAGGAAAATACTGTAAAGTACATTAAACTAAGGGGGTGTGGGCCAATCAAAACCACCTCAAGGACACCTCTAGTTTCACATCTATGATGGACTAATGTTGCTCTCACCATAGGGGACACCTTCACAGTTAATAGGAGCAGCCTTGGGAGGAAAAGGCCAGTCAGACTCAGCCGCTCTATGGGCTTCAGGGAGGCCTGTGTGAGCTGCCTGCAGAAAGGGTGCCCTTCATTGCTAGACAGGGTGccctttttaaaacacaatcaTAGATAGAGAGTGAGTGGCAGCCTCACTGTTGTCTGTCCCCATTGCTACATTCACTCACAAACTTGTCTTCAAGAGCCTTATTTGAGCATATTGTAGCTAGAGCCTCATGGACAGAACATGACCTTCAACTCCCCACTCTAATCAGACTTTTTCTTAGCAAATGGATATAGgattcatttaatttgtacctttttgtgttttgctttgtctCTATATAAATTCAccatcttttcatctttttaataCCAGTGTATTCAGTTAAGTCaagttaatttatattttatctaGCAACAGAAATAGAGTTGTTACAGCAGTAGCATTAAGATGATTTAGCAAGGAAACATGAGTACGTCAACAGGGTATGAGTGAggcaaaagagacaaaaaatagCTCTTGAAATTTGTGCATATTTGGTTTCCCTGCATATTTGTCTGACAGAACACTGGTGATCTGTACTGATGGACTCACTAGCCTTAAATAACAAAGGGGGTACCACAAGGTTTTGTGTTTGGTCCAGTGTTATTTTCAGTCTTCATAAACAATATTACAACTCAAAGACCAtccatttttatgcagatgatacacttCTGTATGCACATTTCTTCTCCAACTCAAGCCATGTCTAGATCATAGTCTGCCTATAATTCTTCAGACATCTCTGTAGAAATCCTCAAACTTGTACTGAATGCTAATATGACAAGTGTTGTGTTTTACACTCAATAATCTTCCTGCATATAATGGTACTGAGCACATAATTGAAGGTGAAAATGGGTGTCTTATATCAGAATAAAGCATGTATTTCTCTTGAGGACATGAAAACCATTTTGCATCTCACCATTATGTTTGTGCTTGACCATGGAGATATCCATCCTGCACTCTCATGCTGTTCATTCCACCTTTAAACAGCTTGATGCAGTTTACCACTGTGCCCTGTGTTTCATTACAGGAGATATATAAAGCACTCCTCACCATATACTACATGAAAAAGTAATCTGGTCCTCACTAGCAACAAGAAGAGAACTACATACTATCtatttttttagaaatgtcTCCATCTGAAGCTGCATTAATATATTACATCCCTCCTCAAATCtaaaactactactactttacTACTAAGTTCAAATTTTTGAACACTTTAGTGATGTCTGTGATTGTTTCTGATGCTGTTTGtatgtgcttgtatgtgtgacTGGCTGTGCTTTGTTGTATGTCTTATCTCCGTTCTTATTTCTTCTACTGTACTCAGGTTTCTCCAAACGAGATATTCATCGCATTGAGACTACATGATTAGATAAAGGTTATACAATTTTTGGGGCAATAAAATGGAATATAACTAGTTCAAGTTTTATGTAAAGATATTGCAGTGATGGCAATGTAAGCACTTATTGCATAGGGGGCAGTAAGGGAAACCCTAACTGGCTTTTCCAAGTAGTTTGGATGGAAAATGTAATTCCTACCTGGATATTTTTCACTGGCAATATTTTCGAGTCAAGTCCAGGCATTTTCATACTGCACACACATTGGGAGGTTTTCTGGGTGGATGGTGGGCTTACAAAGTGCAGGTTTTTGACACTAGAGACCCAAACTCGCATCCTTATTTACGTCTGTGTTTAGGGAACATCACACTTTGGTTATGGTAAGAGAAAAAATGTGGTTTCAGTTAACtgttaataaagtaaacatGTCCTGCCTCATGCTTCATGTCATTGTtgacaaacacattattttccCTAACCTTGACCATGGTCTGTGGGTGCCTAGACGTGAGCATAGAGATGATTCTGCTATTACAGAACACCTCAGGCAGGCACagttttaaaggataggttcacaagtTTTCACCCagacaacagtcaggtgcccagatGAACACCGACACATTATTTTTtgctggccattaagagatccttTCATAATACACTTTCAATTCAAGTGATGGGGAATAAAATCAACAGTCCTCAGTCTgtatttaaccttttaaaatcCACTGGGTCACCAGCGACCCGCTTAAGCCAGTTGGAAGCGGTAGTGTCACGCaataatgagtaaaagcaattggcacaatttggccaattggagatgactggagaggttcggggacaccagtgacaccacaaaaactccctagctcccataaggttaggcctaaaggtctggaattttatacaggttgacaagatgtagaaagtatatggtgttctgcatagttctggcataaagtatgtcctaattattattattagaatatGACTCATAATAGctgaggaccaaaaacacttttttgagccataTTTGAACTGACGTAATTTTGTTTGCGTTTTAGCCgcatgctaaacaagcacatttccagaaactagaagatgtcacttgtcaaatgaagcccAATACATGCATtgtggccttacagttcttctgttataagcttttccatctGGGTGTGCAAAATAGGcaaaaattctataaaaagggtggcTGTTAAGGGGTTAAAGataatatgagacttcagccatccaaattagtcaaatcaagtcaatattccctctttttgttactatccttccactgcagctaaACAGGCCTTGAAACACAAATAAggattttattttctaaaatcaacTTTATTTGATTAGCCTCATATTATCTGCTGATAAGcttttgaagacatttttctcAAAACCAGGACtttagattttgtcccccaacACTTACATTGTAGGTATATTTGGAgtggatcttttaatagccagtatgaacaggagaaatgattgcagtgagaaaaacctgtttcaatgttcgtATGGGcacctgttgttttaagaaagaacaaaacaaaaaatgtgaacatatcctttaagCATGTTTTGAAATGACAGAACTCTCTGGTGTTTACACATTATATCCAGTTATATCAAACATTAATTAAGGAATAATCATTACCAGTATACCAGTACCAAGCACCCTACTTACACCACTGACAAGAAACATGCAATCTTGGATAAACTGTGTATACTTTACAAGCAAGAAAACGCATCTACTTTTATAATATAGTAAGCAGtgcaaaaaatacattatttctcatacagaaaaaaagacatttttcaatttattcACATTGGGATTCAATGTTTgttcaatgtattttttctgtatcaTTTATGTATGGCTAGATTTGTAtaaactgctgttttattttttaaagagacACTTGGTACAGTAATACACTTTCAATATACATTTACTTGCCTTGTTTCcgttgtttattttcacattttattttcaagataAATGTATTCTATCTTTTAAAGTAGTAAAATAATGAGTACACCATGTGCAGAAAGATGTAACACTCATTGAGCAGATTAGTCACTTCAGCTTGACTTCATTTGGAATAGGTAAGCCTTTCACGCCAGCCAGGGCATTTTCCACCATCTTCTCTACCATCCTGCTTGCTGTATTGTAGGTATTGATCCCAATGTGGGGGGTGATCAGCACATTAGGCAGGCTAAGGAGAGGATGATCCCTGCACAAGATGAAGCATGAGGAATGAGTGAGcagaaaataatacattaatcaTATATTACTGTAGGATAGTGCATCAGTCTAGCTTGAGGATGTTGTTCTgggcctgtatttatcaaactaGTAAAAGTAATTTCATATTTTGGACTTAAGTGAAAGATAGAAGTAAAAATCCTTCGCTTTTACTCCTTACAAACTtaagaataaaaactatttatcaaACTTCTTTTGACTTAACAATGCTCTGAAATTATACTAAATATCATATGTCATAATGAATAATACATTACCTGAAGCTGTATAATTAAGAATAGAGTGGTGTAGCCACATATATTATTTGCATTTGATAGGACATAAAaccaatttttctttttttcttttgttgttaaTTTCACTTGTTAATTACTCCTGGAGATTTAaagatttcacaaaaataaacttttcaaagacatgataatgatgtttgttttttcagaataTCATACTATACCACTGTGTAAACAGTAAGGCTATTTTAAGTATGTACAAAATGGCAGATGCAGCTTCAATCCATATCTCTGATTGACGACTTCATGTGATCAATTATGTGATCACATGAGAGTTACTCTTAAAATTGACTTTTACACTTTACACTTTTACACTTGATAAATATGTGTAATTGCTCACACTCAGCCAAGAACTTTTTTTACTTCTAGGTTGACTCTTTAGGGCATTCATAAGTGTTATTTTTAGAATTCTGAGAGTGTATGTTCAATGAAGTGAGACCTTGGTAAAGGTTCAGGATGGGTCACATCTAATGCCGCTGCACGGATTGTAGCCAACTGGAGAGCTTTAACTAAGGCATTCTGATCCACAACTTGACCTGAGACATGAAAAGAGCATTATTAAGGTAACGTTAACCAGTAATGATTCAATCAAGATCAACACAGTCTAGGAAACACACTGTTCCCCACCTCTGCTGATGTTGACTAGTGTTGCCGTGGGTTTCATGAGGGACAACTCTCTGTGGCCGATGAGGCTTGTAGTGTCAGAGGTCAATTTGACAGCTATCATGACAAAGTCCGACCTTCTCAGCAGGTAATCCAGGCTCTCACAGTAAATCGCCCCGACTGCCTGCTCATCTTCAGCACTCCTGAATACAATAACAAATTCCAACTTTTTTATACTCCAGCTTTCTACAGTGTTGTCAACATAATTAATGAGAGACTGTatcttgttttttctatttaaaacataatcttttttgtgaaaaaaaatctaggtgggtgtatttaaaaaaaaataaatacacccACCGTACCatgtaagaaaaatatttaaatacttaaCTCAGTAAAATACCACCTCGTTAACCATTAGCAGGTGAGAGTCAATGGCTCTACATTATTTCCTGTGCAAgcatgtttgttttcctgtatGGTCTTGTGTAGTACATTCATATTGAGTGGGAAAACCCCATGATCAACAGTGTAAACTATCAAATGCAGTCATTGgttatttctgcaaaaatgcaaacaaaaaatactcaaatatcATGTTGTTACATGCTAATTAAAGAAATAACCTCATTAGCAAAGTTTGTCGTCTCTTTTTTTACCTTCTGGTTCTATTGTGATACAGGATCTTCATTTCAAATCCTCTGCTTCTTTGGGCAATTTTGTAACCAATCTCTCCCATTCCAATGATTCCCAGAGTCGACCCTGTGACTTCAACTCCCATCAGGCTTTGCAGTATATGGGTGGTCTTTGGGTCAACAGCAATATGATGACCTATGAGGAAAAAGgattaaaaagtaaacattttatatatgtattacaGACCTCCTCACTCTGCCCTGATTAACAAGTAGCAACAAGGAAGTGATCCCTCTCTGGTTTCCCACCCAGCAACACTAATAATTTTAGGACAAAACAATACTCCATACGTATGTTTTGCGGTTTTTCTTCGACCAAGTTTTAAAAATTAAGATTTTCAGATGACTTTACCAGGTTATGGAAGCTGATAATGTGATTTTGCTAcaatatctaaaataaataaaaatattctttacATTCATCTGAAAATTGTGGACAACTAAGGATTAATTCCCTATTAAGACATAATAAATATGAGCCCTGGGACAGATGAAGGAGTTGCTCTGTCAATTTAAGTGCACACAGATGAACTTCTTTGAGATAACAGATAGCTGTAGGTCTTGGTTTTGGAATTACATGGAGATTGTCACACACTGGGCCTGGGGTTCAGATAATCTTTGATCTCACCCTCAAGGATCTTGCGAGCTGATGCCAGAAGCAGACCCATGGCAAAATCTGCAGTGGCATTGCTCACTACACGAGGTGTGTTGGCCACCTTCACCCCAAGACTGTTGATGAACGGTACATCCAAGTGGTCGATGCCCACTCCTGCACTTGCAACCACTTTGAGGGAGGGAAGCAATCTGAGCAGCGAAGGCTCGGCTGCAGGGCAGTACTTCCAAATTAAGAGGGCCTGGATCTTGGGGCCATGAAGCACTGGGTTTTGTAGAAACTCTCTGTAGCAGATGATTTGGAAGTGTTGTTTCAGTATGTCAGCTAGCTCTTCAAGGTAACCATTCTCTCCCCCCACCTCTGAGACCAATGCCCATGGTTTTTCCTCTTCCATTGCTTGATGGGATAAGAC
This genomic interval from Thunnus thynnus chromosome 11, fThuThy2.1, whole genome shotgun sequence contains the following:
- the LOC137192148 gene encoding probable 2-ketogluconate reductase — its product is MEEEKPWALVSEVGGENGYLEELADILKQHFQIICYREFLQNPVLHGPKIQALLIWKYCPAAEPSLLRLLPSLKVVASAGVGIDHLDVPFINSLGVKVANTPRVVSNATADFAMGLLLASARKILEGHHIAVDPKTTHILQSLMGVEVTGSTLGIIGMGEIGYKIAQRSRGFEMKILYHNRTRRSAEDEQAVGAIYCESLDYLLRRSDFVMIAVKLTSDTTSLIGHRELSLMKPTATLVNISRGQVVDQNALVKALQLATIRAAALDVTHPEPLPRDHPLLSLPNVLITPHIGINTYNTASRMVEKMVENALAGVKGLPIPNEVKLK